One segment of Leptospirillum ferrooxidans C2-3 DNA contains the following:
- the hisG gene encoding ATP phosphoribosyltransferase: MNRSERIEKSSGKGTGSLSLALAKGKLLTDTMEILESAGYRFPDFSPGSRKLTFLSEDGSLEILMVRGSDVLSYVEYGGAHMGVVGLDLILEEDRPVLEPLDLKIGFCRLVVAAPLGQEGPPPLGRPIRVATKYPRLAEKYYVSRGVSVEILKLHGSLELAPKVGLSDRIVDLVATGKTIRENHLEIVDEILASTGRIVVSRAAWPQRNQAIRSFLERIVPHVPKDPVISS; the protein is encoded by the coding sequence TTGAATCGTTCGGAACGAATTGAAAAAAGCTCGGGAAAGGGAACGGGTTCTTTATCGCTTGCCCTGGCAAAGGGCAAGCTCCTGACCGACACGATGGAGATACTGGAGAGTGCGGGATATCGCTTCCCGGACTTTTCCCCCGGGAGCAGAAAGCTGACATTCCTTTCAGAGGACGGTAGCCTTGAGATACTGATGGTCAGGGGATCCGATGTCCTGTCCTATGTGGAGTATGGCGGGGCCCATATGGGGGTTGTCGGTCTGGATCTGATTCTGGAGGAGGACAGGCCCGTTCTGGAACCGTTGGATCTGAAGATCGGTTTTTGCCGTCTGGTTGTGGCTGCACCTCTCGGTCAGGAAGGACCGCCTCCCCTTGGTCGTCCGATCCGTGTCGCAACAAAATACCCTCGACTGGCAGAAAAGTATTATGTGTCCAGAGGTGTCTCTGTTGAGATCCTGAAACTTCATGGATCCCTTGAGCTTGCACCAAAGGTGGGGTTGTCCGACCGTATCGTGGATCTTGTTGCCACAGGGAAAACCATTCGGGAGAATCATCTTGAAATTGTTGATGAAATCCTTGCCTCGACAGGAAGGATCGTTGTCAGTCGGGCGGCTTGGCCCCAAAGGAATCAGGCAATCAGATCTTTCCTTGAGAGGATTGTCCCGCATGTTCCGAAAGATCCCGTTATCTCTTCCTGA